Proteins encoded together in one Candidatus Methylomirabilis lanthanidiphila window:
- a CDS encoding cytochrome C oxidase subunit II: MLLPLLLKGFYLVMVTTVLSMMWVYARGLTLGRHASLMAKIPFYGWIGFLVVVSITFHVLTAWQVPWVEWELKRARMIPDREVAVNVKGHQFSLPEDGIRIRQGEIVRFRVRSEDLTYGFGVFRENGPMVFQMQIVPGHDNDIIWAFSEPGLYSIRSTEYAGPQTWRMHAKNVIEVASDLRLAGG, encoded by the coding sequence ATGTTACTACCACTGCTCTTGAAAGGCTTTTACTTGGTCATGGTGACGACCGTGCTCTCCATGATGTGGGTCTATGCGCGCGGGTTGACGTTGGGGCGACATGCGTCGTTGATGGCGAAGATTCCGTTCTATGGGTGGATCGGCTTTCTGGTAGTCGTGTCGATTACCTTCCACGTGCTGACCGCATGGCAAGTACCATGGGTCGAGTGGGAGCTCAAGCGCGCCCGCATGATCCCCGACCGGGAGGTAGCCGTCAACGTCAAAGGCCATCAGTTCAGCCTCCCGGAAGATGGTATCAGGATCAGGCAGGGGGAGATAGTGAGGTTCAGGGTCCGTTCCGAGGACCTGACCTACGGCTTCGGCGTCTTCCGCGAGAACGGGCCGATGGTATTCCAGATGCAGATTGTCCCTGGACACGACAACGATATCATCTGGGCCTTCTCGGAGCCCGGCCTGTATTCTATTCGCTCAACGGAGTACGCCGGACCCCAAACCTGGAGGATGCACGCGAAGAATGTGATCGAGGTCGCGTCAGACCTGCGCCTAGCCGGCGGATAG
- a CDS encoding cytochrome C oxidase subunit I — MVSLRDLTPLQHVTLRFVVVALLFYGLAALEGMMMRAALANMPLLAPDHFYAVLNAHPIIGIFGYSFMLVMGAFSFLVPTLLKKDLYSVRAAEWNWRLMAAGVLTVWLSSLLFSHSSLYTNYWPLPVTASRPVSLLVYAAGMITIMAAILLFCFNLFATVFHRRPEDKPFSALLISSLGLDGFVNLYRAVRGGKRIDVPDVPLPIVAIFRGTIDTILDAVVLGGISLIFVVYAVYGLNGITLPTTWFDALLYKNIYWWGLDLIADGLVLIYVAGSWYLLAILMTGRPLYMQHIARAALFVELVVSWFVWSHHLLSDQTQPGWMKLLSGELITAFELVTSGIAVFCTLATLWQARPLTMTMPLKFLLGGIVGFGLGVPAGILQADLGMNRVLHNTQWVIGAHAHMQILVGLSCTLFAALYTIFPLVTQREVKSLALSNVHFWCQMIGGIGMSVAMGFAGLDGMLRRTLYVGDASYLDEMYLAAGFGAVLIIGYLALMVNLIRSIGVRTLVSLFVTLPEKQGLAAGGSCPLLSCRFL; from the coding sequence ATGGTGTCTCTGCGCGACCTCACGCCGCTACAGCACGTGACCCTGCGTTTCGTTGTCGTCGCCCTGCTCTTCTACGGGCTCGCCGCGCTGGAGGGGATGATGATGCGGGCAGCGCTGGCCAATATGCCGCTGCTGGCCCCCGATCACTTCTACGCCGTACTGAACGCCCATCCTATTATAGGGATCTTTGGATACAGCTTCATGCTCGTCATGGGCGCGTTCTCCTTCCTGGTCCCTACGCTGCTCAAGAAGGACCTCTACAGCGTCCGGGCGGCTGAGTGGAACTGGAGGCTCATGGCCGCCGGAGTACTCACCGTCTGGTTGAGCAGCCTCCTCTTCTCTCACTCGTCGCTCTACACCAACTACTGGCCGCTCCCCGTGACAGCCTCCAGGCCGGTGAGCCTTCTGGTGTACGCTGCCGGAATGATCACCATCATGGCCGCCATCCTGCTCTTCTGCTTCAACCTCTTCGCGACGGTGTTCCACAGGAGGCCGGAGGACAAGCCTTTTTCAGCCCTGCTGATCTCGAGCCTCGGCCTCGATGGGTTCGTCAACCTGTATCGCGCAGTACGGGGCGGCAAGCGGATCGACGTCCCCGACGTCCCTCTGCCGATCGTGGCAATCTTCCGGGGCACTATCGATACGATCCTGGACGCCGTGGTGCTCGGCGGGATCTCCCTTATCTTTGTCGTCTACGCCGTGTATGGATTGAACGGGATCACGCTTCCCACGACCTGGTTCGACGCCCTGCTCTATAAGAACATCTACTGGTGGGGCCTGGACCTGATCGCCGACGGGCTGGTACTGATCTACGTGGCAGGGTCCTGGTACCTCTTGGCCATACTGATGACGGGCCGGCCGCTGTACATGCAGCACATTGCCCGCGCTGCCCTCTTCGTGGAACTGGTGGTCTCCTGGTTCGTCTGGAGCCACCACCTGCTCTCCGACCAGACGCAGCCCGGATGGATGAAACTCCTCTCTGGCGAGCTGATCACCGCCTTCGAGCTGGTGACCTCCGGGATCGCCGTTTTCTGCACCTTGGCCACGCTCTGGCAGGCGCGCCCCCTCACGATGACGATGCCCCTCAAGTTCCTGCTGGGCGGAATCGTCGGGTTCGGCCTGGGGGTGCCGGCCGGGATCCTGCAGGCCGACCTGGGGATGAACCGCGTCCTGCACAATACCCAGTGGGTAATCGGCGCCCATGCCCACATGCAGATTCTGGTCGGACTCTCCTGTACCCTGTTCGCCGCACTGTATACGATCTTCCCGCTGGTGACGCAGCGAGAGGTGAAGAGCCTGGCCCTGTCCAACGTCCATTTCTGGTGCCAGATGATCGGGGGCATCGGCATGTCGGTGGCGATGGGGTTCGCCGGGCTCGACGGGATGCTGCGCCGGACCCTGTACGTCGGGGATGCCTCCTATCTCGACGAGATGTACCTGGCAGCCGGCTTCGGAGCTGTTCTAATAATCGGCTACCTCGCCCTGATGGTAAACCTGATCCGCTCGATCGGCGTGCGGACCCTGGTATCTCTGTTTGTCACGCTACCCGAGAAACAGGGGCTGGCCGCGGGAGGAAGTTGTCCGCTCTTGAGTTGCCGTTTTCTTTAA
- a CDS encoding Nucleotidyl transferase encodes MSGTTNHLWGIVLAGGEGKRLQSFIRSQFGTDRPKQYCRLFGGRSMLRHTLCRAEQLIPRERLVTVATRPHLPYAQEELYDRPPGTVIVQPSNRETGPGILLPLLHILQRDPKALVVLLPADHFIVEEARFMAYVEKAATFVATAPACLVLLGVEPKRPEPQYGWIEAGEIFGRHDSTEFYRVRRFREKPGPQVAQTLYLNGGLWNTMVVVGRAWWLLSLFKMLTPELFRLFNRFGFHLGSPQEAAAVEQIYARLPAVDFSQTILTKYPSRLAVLQVKDVYWSDWGNPAQVRQDLNRLECWPASGHGPEGGIGNVTPLDAAALV; translated from the coding sequence ATGTCTGGAACAACCAATCACCTTTGGGGGATTGTGCTTGCCGGCGGCGAAGGGAAGAGACTTCAATCCTTCATTCGTTCCCAGTTCGGTACTGATCGTCCTAAACAGTACTGTCGCCTCTTCGGGGGCCGTTCCATGCTCCGGCATACCCTGTGCCGAGCCGAACAACTCATTCCACGCGAACGTCTGGTGACCGTCGCCACCCGTCCACATCTTCCTTATGCGCAGGAAGAGTTGTACGACCGCCCTCCCGGCACCGTCATCGTCCAACCCAGCAACCGCGAGACGGGCCCAGGCATTCTCCTGCCGCTGTTGCACATTCTTCAGCGAGATCCAAAGGCACTCGTCGTCTTACTACCCGCCGACCACTTCATCGTCGAGGAGGCGCGGTTCATGGCCTATGTCGAGAAGGCCGCCACCTTCGTGGCGACAGCCCCCGCTTGCCTCGTCCTCTTAGGAGTCGAACCGAAACGACCGGAACCGCAATATGGCTGGATCGAGGCGGGAGAGATATTCGGACGTCATGACAGTACTGAATTCTACCGGGTACGCCGGTTCCGTGAGAAACCTGGTCCTCAGGTTGCCCAGACCCTGTATCTGAACGGCGGCTTGTGGAATACCATGGTGGTCGTCGGACGCGCCTGGTGGCTGCTTAGCCTCTTCAAAATGCTGACGCCTGAGCTTTTTCGCCTCTTCAACCGTTTCGGCTTCCACCTTGGCTCTCCGCAAGAGGCCGCGGCTGTTGAACAAATCTATGCCAGACTGCCGGCAGTAGATTTCTCGCAGACGATTTTGACAAAGTATCCGTCCCGCCTCGCTGTTCTTCAGGTCAAAGATGTTTACTGGAGTGACTGGGGGAACCCAGCGCAGGTCCGACAGGACCTTAACCGCCTTGAGTGCTGGCCGGCGTCAGGACACGGACCTGAAGGTGGAATTGGCAACGTCACTCCTCTGGATGCAGCCGCGCTGGTATAA
- a CDS encoding transcriptional repressor DicA, which translates to MKNYRPAKKRIEVSVGESVRILRELQELSQSQLSRLTGIPQASISAIENDRVRLGVERAKVLAQALKCHPGVLVFPGWELPGTAAA; encoded by the coding sequence ATGAAAAATTATCGTCCCGCGAAAAAGCGCATCGAGGTGTCGGTCGGCGAATCCGTCAGGATTCTTCGCGAACTTCAGGAACTGAGCCAAAGCCAGCTCTCCCGTTTGACCGGAATTCCCCAGGCGAGCATCTCCGCCATTGAGAACGATCGGGTCCGTCTGGGGGTTGAGCGGGCGAAGGTTCTCGCCCAGGCGCTCAAGTGTCATCCGGGTGTACTGGTATTCCCGGGTTGGGAGCTTCCCGGCACAGCCGCGGCATAA
- a CDS encoding Histidine kinase: MKHVQSLDLLHASLHIREPLELRERLDRIMGTARDLLRLRRLTLFLADCEGSYLRAAAGTAPDVESRRIPATESENPIVQAYHSRVPVFWNSRMPAAEAVRLYPPYDQTLELPPNGFLNLPLIVQGRVIGVLGVEHPEGGWTLDREMIQLLELFAAQAATAIEHARLYEDARRTAAELQQKVETLAEVHAALVESVRLRVVGRMASGVAHDFNNILSVILGHVQLLKTRVALGSVEGSQVGATLQILERAALDGAEIVRKLREFTRPKEADTFTPVAVGEVVGQVLETTRPRWKDQAEASGLNYRIVTKLPAIPLIFGNAAELREAMTNLLFNALDAMPQGGTVAIALQYVRGGMVGAQRTDGSILGGKWGEEHRPEPRGVVQLTITDTGVGIPDNIKSRIFDPFFTTKGERGTGLGLSMVREIVRRHHGEIRVISQERHGTSVTVSLPIAVEALETATLEVVTLPGVPSGTRILVIDDNPLARETLSALLQTLGYEAVVATGGTDGLALLEIDDFDMVLTDLGMPGMSGWDVAQAVKRRCADLPVILVTGWGDHIDASQLADTGVDLVLAKPYTLSDLHAALGHAWKASRGRAEAELRTVALHV, from the coding sequence ATGAAACATGTCCAGTCTCTCGATCTGCTCCATGCAAGCCTCCACATCCGCGAACCCCTGGAACTTCGTGAACGTCTGGACCGGATCATGGGAACCGCGAGGGATCTCTTAAGGCTTCGGCGCCTGACGCTGTTCCTCGCCGATTGTGAAGGGTCGTATCTGCGTGCAGCGGCCGGCACAGCTCCGGACGTGGAATCGCGGCGGATTCCAGCGACCGAGTCGGAGAATCCTATTGTTCAGGCCTATCATTCCCGCGTGCCGGTCTTCTGGAATTCACGGATGCCGGCGGCCGAGGCGGTGCGCCTGTATCCGCCCTATGATCAGACCCTTGAGCTGCCCCCTAACGGGTTCTTGAATCTCCCGCTCATCGTGCAGGGACGAGTGATCGGCGTCCTGGGTGTTGAGCATCCGGAGGGGGGCTGGACCCTGGACCGTGAGATGATTCAACTGTTGGAGCTGTTTGCAGCCCAGGCGGCTACAGCTATCGAACATGCCCGCCTCTATGAGGACGCAAGACGAACGGCCGCCGAACTCCAGCAAAAGGTCGAGACCCTCGCGGAGGTTCACGCCGCCCTCGTAGAGTCGGTGCGGCTCCGGGTCGTGGGCCGGATGGCCTCCGGTGTGGCGCACGATTTCAATAACATCCTTTCTGTGATCCTCGGCCATGTGCAACTGTTAAAGACGCGTGTTGCGCTTGGGTCTGTCGAGGGATCACAGGTGGGGGCGACCCTACAGATACTGGAACGGGCGGCCCTCGACGGCGCTGAGATCGTCCGAAAACTCCGTGAATTTACTCGGCCCAAGGAAGCAGACACATTCACGCCGGTGGCCGTCGGTGAGGTGGTCGGACAGGTGTTGGAAACGACCAGGCCCCGTTGGAAAGATCAAGCTGAGGCCAGCGGCCTCAACTATCGGATTGTGACCAAGCTCCCCGCCATTCCTCTCATCTTTGGCAATGCTGCAGAACTTCGAGAGGCTATGACCAACTTACTCTTCAATGCCTTGGATGCCATGCCCCAAGGGGGAACTGTGGCCATTGCGCTCCAGTATGTTCGTGGAGGGATGGTGGGCGCTCAGAGAACTGACGGATCGATCCTTGGAGGAAAGTGGGGGGAAGAGCACCGGCCTGAACCGAGAGGGGTTGTCCAGCTAACAATTACGGATACCGGGGTCGGGATTCCTGACAACATTAAATCGCGCATCTTCGATCCGTTCTTCACCACGAAAGGGGAGCGGGGGACCGGCCTTGGTCTCAGCATGGTTCGTGAGATCGTTCGCCGTCACCACGGCGAGATTCGGGTGATCAGCCAAGAAAGGCACGGCACGAGTGTGACGGTGTCTCTGCCGATTGCGGTAGAAGCGCTTGAGACGGCCACGCTTGAGGTTGTGACGCTGCCTGGGGTTCCGAGCGGCACGAGGATCCTGGTTATCGACGATAACCCGCTCGCCAGGGAGACCCTGTCTGCTCTCTTGCAGACACTTGGCTACGAGGCTGTAGTGGCAACCGGCGGAACTGATGGTCTCGCACTGCTGGAGATCGATGACTTTGATATGGTTCTCACCGATCTGGGCATGCCGGGGATGTCGGGGTGGGATGTGGCTCAGGCAGTAAAGAGACGTTGCGCTGATCTACCCGTCATACTTGTGACAGGGTGGGGGGATCATATTGATGCTTCCCAACTTGCCGACACCGGGGTAGACCTGGTGCTGGCCAAGCCGTACACCCTCTCAGATCTGCACGCCGCATTGGGCCATGCCTGGAAAGCGAGTCGCGGTCGAGCCGAGGCCGAATTACGGACCGTCGCGCTTCATGTGTAG